The stretch of DNA attataaaaatttagatGCACCAAACTTTATAGataaacaaagtataataaATCACATATGAAACATTTTGTTcactcttttttaaaaaaaaataaaaaatgaattgatttaattgtttatagtgcttgagatatttttttaaaaaaaagattaaTCAAATGTCTTGTGTAtgatttattgtatttgtttatatataaaatttggtatatctaattttttataatttgtgCAGATCTCCAGACGCCACTAGTTTTGGTAGGGAAACATaatttatgatttgatatggatgattttgcaaatattcgCATCAGAGTGTGAATGACACTTTTTTATATTTACCTTTTCCTCTCGGCATCCCGCGAGCTCTGATGTACGGGGAAAAAGATGGCGTTCTTACTCAACAAAACTACCCTTTCTGCGCTTCGGCTCAATTCACAGGCGCAGAAAGCTGACGGTTCGTCGAATCTTTCGAGGCGTAGATTTCATGTTGAACCTGGGGCTCGCGAGAAGGCTGTAAGTACTTATATTCTCTACATTTTTATAGTTTATATATATGATTCTGAAATTAGACTcgtttgatttaatgttaatttGATTGTGTTGGCTTTTGGGATCGTTATGGAATGAAGTATATATGACACTTATGTAAGGTTCCTGGATTAGAATAGGGGAATGAGgtaaaagagtattacttttttgtCTCAGATGAGGACGAGATTTGTATCGAGAATGAAACCCTGACCTTGTCTCGAGAGACAGAGGATAAAAGAGTTTTATACAAATGAAGAGGGGCTCTCTCTGGTTTTTGGTAGCTCTTTGACCTAACCTATGAGGCCAATTTGTAGTCACCAACCAAATGAAATGAAAGAGTTAAGTTTCAgatgtcatttttttttaagaaaatataatttatagcCTAGAATCCATTAATTCGTCTTGTTTCTTATGCTGTGGATCTGCCCCTAGTATCTCCACCGGCCAGAATTTGGGTGGCAATGCGCTCCACTTGATGGATAGTGATGCATTAGACCTCCACTTTTTTTGGAGATTATAAAGTCTATTGAATCTCAAAATTGTTTAGCCAAAATTTTAGCCGATTTTTGTATGGGTAAATAACTTCAAGTTCTCCCattttttgcatttttttatATCTATGAATACATATCCGTTTCAGATCAAATTCATAGAGCTAAGCACAACCTCAATGCTATTAAAATGTGACATTAGACTCTTAAGCTCTCAATAGATAGAAGTAATTTAATGATTtacttttgttttcttttataAAAAGTTGGACTGCTTTCGAATATATTCTTTATCGACAGGCAAACGGATCCTTTCTTTAGAGATTAGTTCATATGCTAAAGGAGttctgtaattttttttattgaattaatggTTTCCTCTTATATTTATTTCATTGATTCTATAATATTATGCACAGTTTATCGAGCTTATTGTGTTGCACATGCTTCCCattctaaatattttcaagtCGTATTAATTATTTCAATAAGTATTACCGTTTGTACATGTGTTCAGAAATGTGTTTACACTTGCTAAGTTTTGTAATTACGTTGCTCCCAAGTAATGGTTATATAATCAAATGATTTCTTGACAGAAGCTTGGCCAGCTATCCTGCATGTCCACTGTGCCCTTTTTATACTTTCTTTCCTTTATTCAAGAATTTATTTCTGTTACATGGGTTTCTTTTGGAAATGATTCTTTTGATTTTCAGCTTTTGGCAGAAGACCCAGCACTAAATCGGTTCAAGTCATATAAGAAAAGCGTGAAGCGCCTCAAAGTATTTGGAGATGTTCTTACTATTGTCGTTGTAGCTGGTATGCTTTTCTCTGCGCTACAAATTTGAATATTCCAATTCTGAGGTGTGTTATTGTGATTGCGTGAAAGCTGTTAATCCCACTAAACTATTTGATTCACTTTGCGCGCTCGTCCTACAACAAACTCATTGTTTGATCTTATGATTTGGATAGATGAATGTATCAATATTTCAGTCGTTAATACAAGTCTTAGCTACTTACCGTTTCATAGTTTTACATACTCCACACCATACATGATATTTGTTGCCAGGATGCTGCTACGAGATCTATGTTAGAGCAGTAATGCGAGAGGAAGCCCGTAAACAAGCAGAAGAGAGCGTGTAACACCAGAAGCTATTCATGATGTCAGGGCTTTTTGGTActttaattacaaaaatctGTGTTGGAGAATAAAGTGTTTAATATACAGTATACTACTCAATTATGTGAGAGTTGAGACTGGGGAATTTGGCATGTAGAAGTTTTCTTTTATCTCGCTTCCTTGCTACAAAATTTCAGTTCCAAGCTTACCACCATTTTTTAACCGGTACTTCAAATTGGTTcgggtatttttttttttttttggatcacTTTTGTTTCATTTTCAGGACTTGGCACAAAAATGAGACTGTCAGAATGGTCTACTATTCGTGTTTCCTTAATTGCTGTCTCGGGGCGGAACTAGGATCCGAAAGTCATCGGATGTAATATCTTAAGTGTCatcatttcaaaaaataaagaaaatgcataatatgatattttaaaatgattctATAATCACAAtatggtaaaaaaaaattaatattaaattttataatcacattctgtaataataataataacaaacgaaaaataatatataattgttGGCTGTAActttatatataatatcaaGAAAATAATTCTACTGTTTAAATGATAAATTTCCTCAAGAACGAGCGTCACTCCTAGTGTCGGGGTCTTGTCACTCTTCGCGGCTGAGTACAAGGTGGTTGTGAGACATAACGGCCAGGATTCATCTTCATGATTTGTTGAGCATAAACAGGGAAATAAAGATTATCCACTTTGCCCTTGTGTTGAAGTTACCACTTCATCTATTAATCATACTCTTCCACTTAAATGATAAATTAAAGAAATGTTCCTTCGTGTTTGAAATGTTATATTGATTATCAAGCCATTTAAATCTCTCCAAATCCACAAACTTTTCACCAAAAAAGAAAACCAAGACGACACTAAAAATACTATAAGCATAGTGTTTCGTGTAAAGGAACCGAGAAATGTACTTAGACGAGTTACAATTACAATCCAAGCATCCAAACACAAGATGAGTCAGTCATCTTGCCATTGGACCAAGGCTATATGTGTTTGTTCCACCACGTGTTAAAATACAAGAGTCTGAAAACAATGGTGGTACTCTAGTGGCCCATACTTGGTTTTTCAATATTACTTGAAGCAGAAAATTTAGAGCTGAGACTAACCATTCCCCTTTTCGGTATCAGAATTACACAGAAGGGAaatatttgttgagattgaaAGGTAGTGAATAGAATTCCTCGCTTCTGTTATCAGTCTTGAAGGACCGGAACTTGTCCCACCAATGTTTGCCTCGATCTTTCCTTATCTGACCATCCTTTTTGTGCAACGTCTTGTCCAAGAAATACGCGACTATGCCAGCTACGAAAGCTTTTGATGAGAAGGGGACATTTACCATGTCGTTGAACTGGAAATAAAGGGATAGAAAAAATTGTTCAAGAACGCTTTTTTACATTATTTTCCAAGAAtgccacaaaaaaaaaaaaaaagcaggcATCAATTAAAGTTGTCGAGGAAAGAAACAAAGAACAAAGAAGATATCATTTTTCTTAGCCAAGAAGTTTATAGGAAATTCATAGTCGTGCATACCCATCTGGCTGTCGTGTTGACAGGTCCAAATCCTTCGATAGCGGTGTGCTCGTTGAAATATTGGGGGATAGACAAGCCCAGAAAAATAGAAAAGCCTAAGATAAATTTTGTCCGGAAACTGTTGAGGTTGCAGAACTGAAGAAAGCTTAAACCGGCCGAACCTGAATTCAAGATTAACGCTCAAATTTCTCATAAACATCATACCTAAAAGAAATGGGCTCAGAATATTTTGTCAAGCTTCATTTACATACCAACATATGCAAAGAAGAGACAGTACAAGGCAGCTACAATAGGTGCCGGTATTGAAGCAAAGACAGCTCCAAATTTCCCTGTTAAGCATAATCGTTGCTTGTTAAAGTGACATTTGTTAATAAAACAAGTGATTACTGATTAGAAAGCCAAGTGCAGAAAAGTTTACCGAGTACAGAAAAGAAAAGCATAAATCCAGCAGATATTTGCACTACTCTCCGGCTTCCAACACGGGTCAATGCTAATAGACCAGCATTCTCACTAGATACGAAATCAAGAAAAGGAAGATCTGAGTAAATGAAAACAGACAGACTGGAGAAAAGTGAATATCTTACATGGATACAGAAGATCCATTTGCAGTTCCAAACAAACCGGACAACAAGATTGCAACACCCTGTCATTCAGAGATGGGCCAAAAAAAGCAATCAAATTCCGACAATAATCATTTTGGTTATCCAAATGAACAAGACACTATGAAAATAATCAAGGAGAAATGTTATAAAAGTATTTATTTGATACTAACGTTGATTGCAACACACGAAACTTATATGAAAAATATCTCACTGAAATTCTATTTGATTTTTGTCAAGAatgtaaatatcatatttttctaCTTTATTTGTTGAGTAAAAGAAGCTGCAAAATCAAAACTTGAGTTATCCAACATGCCGAGTCTAATTACCTGCCAGCCTACACCACGGCTAAGAATTGATGGTGGCAAAGGGGTTGCACTTGCATATCTGGACACAGCAATGAATCCACCAGTGGACTGCATTAAACATTTCATAACATGTCAAGCAAAATTACGTGTTACGTCtgttaaaatatgaaatttcgTGAGAGAGCACAAGATTTACAAGAACTGTATCCACCAGAGAGATGTCCACGTGACTAAAATTCTTATAAAATCAGTTAAAATTTGAAGACCTAACATAGGTGAAACGTGTTGGAGATAAACATGAAAGAAAACAATTCCTGAAATGATCTTGACAACATCAGTTCTGATTGAACAACATATTCTTGGTCAActctttttttttaagaaaatgaccTCCTCAAGTGTATTTCAAATACACTTGAGGAGGtcatttcttaaaaaaaaagttgACCAAAGTTATTTAACCAATTTCCcccatatttatttatttgatgtCCAACACTACCCTGATGTCAAGTGCGGGTAACTTTTTGTATTATTCAGCTTAAGACAGAAAATATCTTGCTCACAAAAGAATGGATAATAACGATTGATATGCATGGTTCCATCTCCTTAATGTGATAATGAGACGGCCATAATTTTATAGCAAAGGTACACAAAAATTGTTCATCACACGGATACTAATAATCATGTTAACAACAATTGTGAATAGATCTTTGGGGTTGTGGTAAACGTTAACCAGATCACGGATATATTATAGATGGCATACATGACCTACAACATGAAAAAGATCCTTTACATAAAAGAGAAAATCACACATAACTCAATGTAATTTGATTTGGGCATGGACCAATA from Primulina eburnea isolate SZY01 chromosome 6, ASM2296580v1, whole genome shotgun sequence encodes:
- the LOC140833607 gene encoding succinate dehydrogenase subunit 7B, mitochondrial-like; its protein translation is MAFLLNKTTLSALRLNSQAQKADGSSNLSRRRFHVEPGAREKALLAEDPALNRFKSYKKSVKRLKVFGDVLTIVVVAGCCYEIYVRAVMREEARKQAEESV